GCCTGGCTGAATACTGGTGTTAAGCTTCACCCGGCTTGGATCGCCGTTTTGGTCTTCACGGGCGATAAATAATTTTGATTTCGAAGCCCGCTCAGTAAAGCCGCCAGCAATGGCGACTGCTTTTTGCAGCGTCAGACCGGGTTGGTATGGGTAGCCACCAGGTTCTTCTACCTCACCATTAATAAAGAACTCACGGTATTCAGCGACAGTAATACTAACCGTAGGGTTAATAAGATAACCATCAGCTAACCCTGTTTTAATTGTGCTGGTGAGTTCACCAATAGTGTTGCCCAGTGCGTTTAATTCTCCCAAGAATGGATAAGCAATGCTTCCTGCGTCACTCAAGCGAATTTCCATACTTAGCTCTTCTTCGCCGTAAACTTGAATGCTTAATAAGTCACCAGAACCGATACGGTAGTTAGATAGGTCTTCAGCGATTGCGGACTGAATACTAAATAAGAGTACAAATACAAAGCTAAACAAAGAAAGCAAACTACGCATAGTTAAAACCATTTTATAATTACAGAGATGCGTCAACGGTCAGGAAGATGACATTTTTATCAAAGCTGACGCCAGTCACGTTTGAGCTGGTGTCGTTATAGGTATATGAAAGTCCAAGTGATAACCAGCGACGCATATCATAGTTAAAACCAGCGCTGTAGCTTTTAACTTTATCTTCGCGGTTGTTAGCGTCACCTTCGTAAGTTTCAGTCGAGTGGCTAATTCCCAGGTCAGTGCTGATAAAGTCATTCCAGCCATGATTCCAGTTAACTGCTACTGTTTCAGCGTTGATAAAGTTGCCTGTACCGTTACTTTCTTTATCTTCCTGACCTGTAGAAAGCTCAACGATAGAATAGGTTTTAGGTGACCATTTAACTGCGGCTTCCCAGCTCGCACCGTCATCATCTTTACGGGTATTCGAGTCGAAGTCCTTGTCGAAATGACC
The DNA window shown above is from Aliamphritea ceti and carries:
- a CDS encoding polysaccharide biosynthesis/export family protein, with amino-acid sequence MRSLLSLFSFVFVLLFSIQSAIAEDLSNYRIGSGDLLSIQVYGEEELSMEIRLSDAGSIAYPFLGELNALGNTIGELTSTIKTGLADGYLINPTVSITVAEYREFFINGEVEEPGGYPYQPGLTLQKAVAIAGGFTERASKSKLFIAREDQNGDPSRVKLNTSIQPGDIITIEESFF